AATATACTATTTATGTAGGTTGGAGTGTTAAAGCAATCATCGGTTGGATACTGTGCGAATGTTTAGGGGGTGAAAATATCTCTATTCTAACTGAAGAGGATGTTGTTCAGACTCTCTCCAAACCTAATGCAACTGAACTGCTAGAAACTGTGGTAAAAATTGTGAATGAATGTCTAGCGGAAGCACCTAGATTTGGATTTGAAGCACCAAAATCAGCTCTTGAAACTTCAGAGGTACTTGAAATCATTCGTCCCTGCAACTCAATTGAGGGTCCTTCTGGAAGATTTTGGACATTAGGGTTTGTAAGTGGTGATCAATATGCTGTAGCTTTATCACTCATAGAGGATAGAGAAGTGGTGGTTGGTGTTCTTGGGTGTCCTAACTATCCTATGAGAAAGGATTGGCTTAGTTATCAGCAAAGCTATCATAGGATTGTATCCAAGTTGATTCCTCCAACATCTGAAACATGGAATGAAGGTTGTGTAATATATGCTAAAAAGGGTAGTGGCAAAGCTTGGATTCAACCAGTGATCCATGTCAATAAGAAGTTTGTGTGGCCAAATCATGCAAAACAAGTTTCTGTGTCTTCTATTGATAACCTAGGATTGGCTACTTTCTGTCAATCAGTTGAGAAGGCTAATTCAAGCCACTCTTTTACTGATGGACTGGCTCATAGTGTTGGTCTCAGGTGCATTTCTATTTCATTCTCTTTTGATATTTGTTATCTTTCATGTCTTTGGATATTTTACCTTGCAGGATTCTAGGTTTCTAGACATTCCAACATGGATTATTCTTGTGACTTTTCCCTTCTATTTGTTTTCAGTTGGTAAAGCTTTAAATTGCAGTCGCAGTTAAAGCTTGATACTGCTGAAAATTATTATGGATATTATTATGGATTGTTGTGGATTATTCCAACATGGATATTATTATGGATTATTGTTGTGTCTTGATCCTTGATACTGCTGAGAATTGCAGTAAAATACAGTCTCACTTGTGGTCGTAGTGACATAAAA
This portion of the Trifolium pratense cultivar HEN17-A07 linkage group LG3, ARS_RC_1.1, whole genome shotgun sequence genome encodes:
- the LOC123913869 gene encoding PAP-specific phosphatase HAL2-like produces the protein MSLYCSILGANISHILRHRKRINFLKAKTSSCFLSFHYKKLSFSSHIGFVSKFEQNYSSPLMEEDKKMASLISQSEEFSKELDVAVRAVQIACSLRNKVQTNLISKDCNSSVTVAGWSVKAIIGWILCECLGGENISILTEEDVVQTLSKPNATELLETVVKIVNECLAEAPRFGFEAPKSALETSEVLEIIRPCNSIEGPSGRFWTLGFVSGDQYAVALSLIEDREVVVGVLGCPNYPMRKDWLSYQQSYHRIVSKLIPPTSETWNEGCVIYAKKGSGKAWIQPVIHVNKKFVWPNHAKQVSVSSIDNLGLATFCQSVEKANSSHSFTDGLAHSVGLSNKPLRVYSMMKYAAIACGNAEVFMKFARTGYKEKIWDHAAGVIIIQEAGGTVTDVRGSSLDFSKGSYLEGIDRGIVACAGATLHEKVIDAVDASWASSCL